A genomic segment from bacterium encodes:
- a CDS encoding sigma 54-interacting transcriptional regulator produces MASLAFSHCGEYAKGRELIESAIRLLAQHKRELGVCYENLTVIEIKSGRFREARKAVATGLQIANELAPESALFTGIKTRQAELAVATGKFTEAQKHAAEALAVAEKIGQRLEIAACWRVFAQVAAATGKAEEARDWFRRSIDLFNQISARYELAVARYAAASSEIFERSESVALLYLAKEYCEAEQVAPYLAKIDAALAKLEPRKIALQPSDSDTVKIITRSKRMLSLLDLARHVAPTRMTVLLTGATGTGKDLMARWIHEQSGRTGRFLSQNFAALPGPLAESELFGHRKGTFTGASDDKPGLFEAAAGGTFYLNEIAEAPLELQAKLLEVLETRSLRRLGETTDRSVDIRIIAATNHDLAKAVRENRFRADLYHRLNEINIALPPLAERTEDIPDLIAHFVKELGVSATNGSAAYLERLSSIVSAHSWPGNIRELRTFVRKLLVIAENDISKLPEIAQDQLPMTDESQLVRILEQSDWNQTRAAETLGVSEGTIRKRIRKFGLDRD; encoded by the coding sequence ATGGCCTCGTTGGCCTTTTCCCACTGCGGAGAATATGCTAAGGGCCGTGAATTAATTGAGTCTGCCATTAGGTTGCTCGCGCAACACAAACGCGAACTTGGCGTCTGTTATGAGAATCTGACAGTTATAGAGATTAAGTCTGGCCGATTCCGTGAAGCCAGAAAAGCCGTAGCCACGGGCCTCCAGATAGCAAATGAACTAGCACCTGAATCTGCGCTCTTCACGGGTATTAAAACGCGCCAAGCTGAATTGGCTGTCGCCACCGGCAAATTCACCGAAGCACAGAAGCATGCCGCCGAGGCGCTCGCGGTCGCGGAGAAGATCGGCCAACGGCTGGAGATCGCCGCCTGCTGGCGCGTTTTCGCGCAGGTTGCGGCCGCCACCGGCAAAGCCGAAGAAGCGCGCGATTGGTTCCGCCGCTCTATCGACCTCTTCAACCAGATATCCGCTCGTTACGAATTGGCCGTGGCCCGGTATGCCGCGGCATCATCAGAGATATTCGAACGTTCCGAATCGGTCGCCCTGCTCTACCTCGCCAAAGAATACTGCGAAGCGGAACAGGTCGCGCCATACCTCGCCAAGATCGATGCCGCTCTGGCCAAACTGGAACCGCGCAAAATCGCTCTCCAGCCTTCCGACTCCGATACGGTCAAGATCATTACCCGCAGTAAGCGGATGCTGTCACTGCTCGATCTGGCGCGCCATGTCGCGCCGACCCGCATGACTGTCCTGTTGACCGGCGCCACCGGCACCGGCAAAGATCTGATGGCGCGATGGATCCATGAGCAGTCCGGACGGACCGGACGGTTCCTCTCGCAGAATTTCGCCGCTCTCCCCGGCCCGCTGGCGGAGTCTGAGCTGTTCGGGCATCGCAAAGGGACATTCACGGGAGCTTCCGATGACAAGCCGGGGCTGTTTGAAGCGGCGGCGGGCGGAACATTCTACCTCAATGAGATCGCCGAGGCGCCGCTGGAACTCCAGGCGAAACTTCTCGAAGTACTGGAGACAAGATCATTGCGCCGACTTGGCGAAACGACCGACCGGTCGGTCGATATCCGGATAATTGCGGCGACCAATCATGACCTGGCGAAAGCGGTTCGGGAGAATCGATTCCGCGCCGACCTGTATCATCGCCTGAATGAGATCAATATCGCACTGCCGCCGTTGGCCGAGCGGACTGAGGATATCCCCGACCTGATCGCGCATTTCGTGAAGGAACTTGGCGTATCGGCGACCAATGGTTCGGCGGCTTATCTGGAGCGTCTGTCGTCAATCGTCTCGGCGCATAGCTGGCCGGGAAATATCCGGGAACTGCGGACATTTGTTCGCAAACTGCTGGTGATCGCGGAGAATGATATCAGCAAACTTCCGGAGATCGCGCAGGATCAGTTGCCGATGACGGATGAATCGCAGTTGGTGCGGATCCTTGAGCAGAGCGACTGGAATCAGACGCGCGCGGCAGAGACGCTTGGGGTGAGCGAGGGGACTATCCGGAAGCGTATCCGGAAGTTTGGGCTGGATCGGGACTAG